Proteins encoded by one window of Asterias rubens chromosome 18, eAstRub1.3, whole genome shotgun sequence:
- the LOC117302557 gene encoding E3 ubiquitin-protein ligase MIB2-like gives MVPGMLYFLVTVPSFSGLVFVFFVTIFGFSNDAFSSVDVPGRKWSAKCRSLGIFQGARVVRGADWKWENQDGGDGTIGTVRGHHYKIKLPCERTWVQVEWPSGITNKYRCGQNGNMDLKYTKRDTDGDFYIDHLPVLEEGNVRPYVEPGDKVRMLNLTSSKLKELQTERCGWKDEMDKFKGKVGEVVMVDKEGDVKVNFGGSSLFINPVCLALELKKKKIRVEVKDQDGLLAELVKLHMETLVGEDESMTKNALFNAAANGDTEKVREIIGSNPDEVKFHNSKGQTPLHVAAHKGHMEVVKVLIDGKAALEQKDEDGDTALIIAVMGKEPEVVEYLLQRGCDVNNANKQGMTALHLAAAAGHRKCAEILLKHENKLVDMNYKDLKGNSPLFIAIIKNDRRILHMLIEHPRIDLKVLNEMGFNCLHFAAVVNNSYALERILKTAPHMVNIQKNDGYAALHIAAVNNHTDIVLTLINQGLCDINLKTTVGQTALHLATDKSYYKCIEALVPNGANVNAQDLNGNTALHCVLLKDEMEDAFESVPVEKLRELIQKAEHEGESSDAKTKLLTLAMYLINNNADIYIKNNRGQYVLDVTQNPNIRSLIKEVFEKNRRVEPEAAVTKNHGFNFR, from the exons ATGGTGCCAGGAATGCTTTATTTCCTTGTCACTGTCCCATCATTTTCTGGGTTAGTTTTTGTGttcttcgtgacgatctttggat TTTCAAATGATGCTTTTTCCAGTGTTGACGTTCCAGGTCGGAAGTGGTCCGCCAAGTGCCGGTCATTGGGGATCTTCCAAGGTGCCCGAGTCGTGAGAGGGGCAGACTGGAAGTGGGAAAATCAAGAtg GAGGAGATGGGACTATTGGTACTGTGCGAGGACACCACTACAAAATCAAACTGCCTTGTGAGCGTACCTGGGTACAAGTGGAATGGCCTAGTGGTATTACTAACAAATACCGGTGTGGACAAAATGGCAATATGGACTTGAAGTACACCAAAAGAGATACCGATGGTGATTTTTACATCGACCATCTGCCTGTGCTTG AAGAAGGCAATGTTCGCCCGTACGTGGAGCCTGGGGACAAGGTTCGTATGCTGAATTTGACCAGCTCGAAATTGAAAGAGCTGCAAACCGAGAGATGTGGATGGAAAGATGAAATGGACAAG TTCAAAGGAAAGGTGGGAGAAGTCGTCATGGTTGACAAAGAAGGAGATGTCAAGGTGAATTTTGGAGGATCTTCGCTTTTCATCAATCCCGTTTGCCTCGCACTTgagttgaaaaagaaaaaaatccgtGTCGAAG TCAAAGATCAGGACGGTTTACTGGCCGAGTTGGTCAAACTTCACATGGAGACTTTGGTCGGAGAAGATGAATCAATGACTAAAAACGCACTTTTTAACGCAGCAGCAAATGGCGATACTGAGAAAGTTCGGGAAATTATCGGAAGCAATCCCGATGAG GTAAAGTTCCACAACAGTAAAGGACAGACTCCATTGCACGTAGCGGCTCACAAGGGACACATGGAAGTGGTCAAAGTCTTGATTGACGGTAAAGCTGCACTGGAACAAAAGGACGAAGACGGAGACACTGCACTTATAATTGCAGTTATGGG GAAAGAGCCAGAAGTCGTTGAGTATCTTCTGCAGCGTGGTTGTGACGTCAATAATGCCAACAAGCAGGGCATGACTGCACTTCATTTAGCTGCAGCTGCAGGTCATCGAAAGTGTGCAGAGATCTTGcttaaacatgaaaacaaacttgttgatATGAACTACAAG GACCTCAAAGGAAACTCGCCGTTGTTCATTGCAATCATCAAAAACGACCGACGGATCTTACATATGCTGATTGAACATCCAAGGATCGATTTGAAGGTACTCAACGAAATGGGGTTCAACTGCTTACACTTTGCTGCCGTGGTTAACAATTCGTA TGCTCTAGAGAGGATTCTGAAAACTGCACCACACATGGTCAACATCCAGAAGAATGACGGATATGCTGCTCTGCACATTGCTGCTGTAAACAACCACACAGATATAGTTCTGACTCTTATCAACCAG GGGCTATGCGACATAAATCTCAAAACGACTGTTGGACAAACGGCATTGCATCTTGCAACAGATAAGTCTTATTACAAGTGTATTGAAGCTTTGGTGCCTAACGGGGCCAACGTCAACGCCCAGGACCTGAATGGCAACACTGCACTTCATTGTGTTCTGCTCAAAGATGAGATGGAAGACGCATTTGAATCCGTCCCAGTTGAAAAG TTGAGAGAGCTCATTCAGAAAGCTGAACACGAAGGAGAATCATCAGATGCGAAAACGAAACTCCTTACTCTAGCGATGTATCTCATCAACAACAATGCCGACATCTACATCAagaacaacagagggcagtatGTTTTGGATGTGACGCAGAATCCAAACATTCGCTCGTTGATCAAGGAAGTATTCGAAAAGAACAg